One window from the genome of Dyella sp. A6 encodes:
- a CDS encoding GNAT family protein yields MAMFLAPVTLEGRHVRLEPLTREHVPALQHAAADGALWNLWFTGVPAPDDAEAYVDSALAMQAQDMALPFAVRSLASGEIVGSTRFCNVAAADRRVEIGYTWYAAGVQRTGVNTESKSLLLRHAFESLRCIAVELRTHWLNHRSRAAIERLGAKQDGVLRNHRLLPDGSYRDTVVFSIIESEWPAVKRHLAFRLEQGNKA; encoded by the coding sequence ATGGCCATGTTTCTTGCTCCCGTGACGCTTGAAGGCCGACACGTGCGGCTGGAGCCGCTGACACGTGAACACGTGCCCGCGCTGCAGCACGCCGCCGCCGATGGTGCGCTGTGGAACCTGTGGTTCACCGGCGTGCCGGCACCCGACGACGCCGAGGCTTACGTGGATTCAGCCCTGGCAATGCAGGCGCAGGACATGGCGCTGCCGTTCGCGGTGCGCTCGCTTGCCTCCGGCGAGATCGTCGGCAGTACCCGTTTCTGCAACGTGGCTGCGGCGGACCGCCGGGTGGAGATCGGCTATACCTGGTATGCCGCCGGTGTACAGCGCACGGGGGTGAATACCGAAAGCAAGTCACTGCTGCTGCGGCATGCGTTCGAGTCGTTGCGGTGCATCGCGGTGGAGCTGCGCACCCACTGGCTCAATCATCGCAGTCGTGCGGCGATCGAGCGGCTGGGCGCGAAGCAGGACGGCGTGCTGCGCAATCACCGGCTGCTGCCCGACGGCAGCTACCGCGACACCGTAGTGTTTTCCATCATCGAATCGGAATGGCCAGCCGTGAAACGACACCTGGCCTTCAGGCTGGAGCAGGGCAACAAGGCATGA
- a CDS encoding acetylglutamate kinase, whose amino-acid sequence MQTSSIGSSTVETHKHTRKTIVRLLSAMGSAKEIQQYLKRFSEVDAKRFAVVKVGGAVLRDELQDLASSLTFLQQVGLTPIVLHGAGPQLDEELAAAGIEKQTVNGLRVTSPKALGIVRRVFQQQNLKLVEALQSMDTRATSVASGVFRASYLDRDTLGMVGKVESINLAPIEASLHANSIPVIASIGETDEGQLLNINADFAANELVRVLQPYKIVFLTGTGGLLDDQGRIIDSINLSTEYDQLMAQPWINGGMRVKIEQIADLLDKLPLTSSVSITRPSELAKELFTHKGSGTLVRRGEKVLRFDGWDGIDRARMRELIESSFGRTLVPDYFERTTPYRIYVSENYRTAMILTLEGGLPYLDKFAVLDDAQGEGLGRAVWQVMREENPQMFWRSRHNNQINIFYYAESDGCFKQEKWKVFWYGLDGSFDTIARCVAHCAQRQPTLVG is encoded by the coding sequence ATGCAAACATCATCTATCGGATCGTCAACAGTGGAAACGCATAAGCACACCCGCAAGACCATCGTGCGCCTGCTCTCGGCGATGGGCAGTGCCAAGGAAATCCAGCAGTACCTCAAGCGCTTCTCCGAGGTGGACGCCAAACGCTTCGCCGTGGTCAAGGTGGGCGGTGCGGTGCTGCGCGACGAGCTGCAGGACCTGGCCTCGTCGCTGACCTTCCTGCAGCAGGTGGGGTTGACGCCCATCGTGCTGCATGGTGCCGGTCCGCAGCTGGACGAAGAGCTGGCCGCGGCCGGCATCGAGAAGCAGACGGTGAACGGTCTGCGCGTGACCTCGCCGAAGGCGCTGGGCATCGTGCGTAGGGTGTTCCAGCAGCAGAACCTGAAGCTGGTCGAGGCGCTGCAGTCGATGGATACCCGCGCCACCTCGGTGGCTTCTGGCGTGTTCCGTGCCAGCTATCTCGATCGCGACACGCTGGGAATGGTCGGCAAGGTGGAAAGCATCAATCTCGCGCCGATCGAGGCCAGCCTGCACGCGAACTCGATTCCGGTGATCGCCAGCATCGGCGAGACCGACGAAGGTCAGCTGCTCAACATCAACGCCGACTTCGCCGCCAACGAACTGGTGCGCGTGCTGCAGCCGTACAAGATCGTGTTCCTCACCGGCACCGGTGGCCTGCTCGACGACCAGGGGCGGATCATCGACTCGATCAACCTCAGCACCGAGTACGACCAGCTGATGGCGCAGCCGTGGATCAATGGCGGCATGCGGGTGAAGATCGAGCAGATCGCCGACCTGCTGGACAAGCTGCCACTGACCTCGTCGGTATCGATTACCCGGCCTTCCGAGCTGGCCAAGGAGCTGTTCACCCACAAGGGTTCGGGCACGCTGGTGCGGCGGGGCGAGAAGGTGTTGCGCTTCGATGGCTGGGACGGCATCGACCGCGCGCGCATGCGCGAGCTGATCGAGTCCAGCTTCGGCCGCACCCTGGTGCCGGACTACTTCGAGCGGACCACGCCGTACCGCATCTACGTCAGCGAGAACTACCGTACTGCGATGATCCTCACCCTGGAGGGTGGTCTGCCTTACCTGGACAAGTTCGCCGTGCTCGACGATGCACAGGGCGAGGGCCTGGGGCGTGCAGTGTGGCAGGTGATGCGCGAGGAAAATCCGCAGATGTTCTGGCGTTCGCGCCACAACAACCAGATCAACATCTTCTATTACGCCGAGTCGGATGGCTGCTTCAAGCAGGAGAAGTGGAAGGTATTCTGGTATGGCCTGGACGGCAGCTTTGACACCATCGCACGCTGCGTGGCGCATTGCGCGCAGCGTCAGCCGACCCTGGTGGGCTGA
- a CDS encoding acetylornithine deacetylase: MNPLLQSTLEHLEALVGFDTRNPPREIGTGGIFDYIRAQLPDFDVMVTDYGAGAVTLHAVRGEPKRLFNVHLDTVPDSPHWSAAPHTLRVTSDRAIGLGACDIKGAAAALLAVAKITDGPLALLFSTDEEANDPRCIAGFLKDRPAYDAVIVAEPTKGEAVLAHRGIQSVLMHFAGHAGHASGEQTPSDSALHQAVRWGNAALDFVDAQAHERFGGLTGLRFNIGRVEGGIKANMIAPTAEVRFGFRPLPTMHPDGLLERFRTLVEPAPAEFAETFRGPSLPAGDTATAEARRLAARDLADELEIPVGNAVDFWTEAALFSAAGYIAFVYGPGDIAQAHTADEWVALDQLEHYANIIYRIVNSGNA, from the coding sequence ATGAATCCGTTATTGCAATCCACCCTGGAACATCTCGAGGCGCTGGTCGGTTTCGACACGCGCAACCCGCCACGCGAGATCGGTACCGGCGGCATCTTCGACTACATCCGCGCGCAGTTGCCGGACTTCGACGTGATGGTCACCGACTACGGTGCCGGTGCGGTCACCCTGCACGCGGTGCGCGGCGAGCCGAAGCGGCTGTTCAATGTGCATCTGGACACGGTGCCCGACTCGCCGCACTGGAGTGCCGCTCCGCACACATTGCGGGTGACGTCCGATCGCGCCATCGGTCTGGGTGCCTGCGACATCAAGGGTGCCGCGGCTGCCTTGCTGGCCGTGGCCAAGATCACGGACGGCCCGCTGGCGCTGTTGTTCTCCACCGACGAGGAGGCCAACGACCCGCGCTGCATCGCCGGCTTCCTCAAGGACCGGCCGGCCTACGACGCGGTGATCGTGGCCGAACCCACCAAGGGCGAGGCGGTGCTGGCGCACCGGGGCATCCAGTCGGTGCTGATGCACTTCGCCGGCCATGCCGGCCACGCCTCGGGCGAGCAGACGCCCAGCGACAGCGCGTTGCATCAGGCGGTGCGCTGGGGCAACGCGGCGCTGGATTTCGTGGACGCGCAGGCACACGAACGCTTCGGCGGACTGACCGGCCTGCGCTTCAACATCGGCCGCGTCGAGGGTGGCATCAAGGCCAACATGATCGCGCCCACGGCGGAGGTGCGCTTCGGCTTCCGGCCGCTGCCGACGATGCATCCGGACGGTCTGCTGGAGCGATTCCGCACGCTGGTCGAGCCGGCGCCGGCCGAGTTCGCTGAAACCTTCCGCGGGCCCTCGCTGCCGGCGGGCGATACCGCCACGGCCGAGGCCCGCCGGCTGGCCGCGCGTGATCTTGCCGACGAACTGGAGATTCCGGTCGGCAATGCCGTGGACTTCTGGACCGAGGCGGCGCTGTTTTCCGCCGCCGGTTACATCGCCTTCGTCTATGGACCGGGCGACATCGCCCAGGCGCATACCGCCGACGAGTGGGTGGCGCTGGATCAGCTCGAACACTATGCAAACATCATCTATCGGATCGTCAACAGTGGAAACGCATAA
- a CDS encoding GNAT family N-acetyltransferase yields MSDAALHVSTDKDALDVEQIHRFLATEAYWCRGIPRTTVEQAIAGSLCFGGYLDGAQVAFARVVTDGATFGYLADVFVLPEHRGHGHAKTLVAAVMAHQQLQGLRRFNLATSDAHGLYARFGFTAPARPQNMMERLDPDVYTRTPGRP; encoded by the coding sequence ATGAGCGACGCAGCCCTGCATGTAAGCACCGACAAGGACGCGCTGGACGTGGAGCAGATCCATCGCTTCCTTGCCACCGAGGCCTACTGGTGTCGAGGCATTCCGCGCACGACGGTGGAGCAGGCCATCGCCGGGTCGCTGTGCTTCGGTGGCTACCTCGACGGGGCTCAGGTGGCGTTCGCGCGGGTGGTCACCGACGGTGCCACGTTCGGCTATCTGGCGGATGTGTTCGTGCTGCCGGAGCACCGCGGACACGGTCATGCCAAGACGCTGGTCGCGGCGGTAATGGCACACCAGCAGCTGCAGGGGTTGCGCCGGTTCAATCTGGCTACCAGCGATGCGCATGGGCTGTACGCGCGCTTCGGTTTCACGGCTCCCGCACGACCGCAGAACATGATGGAAAGACTCGATCCGGACGTTTACACACGAACGCCAGGCAGGCCATGA
- a CDS encoding argininosuccinate synthase encodes MSQKDIVLAFSGGLDTSFCIPYLKERGWAVHTVFADTGGVDADERAYIEARAAELGVASHRTVDGGPAIWNGFVKPFVWAGEGYQGQYPLLVSDRYLIVDAAIARANELGTRAIAHGCTGMGNDQVRFDLAVKALGDYLIVAPIREIQKEHTQTRAYEQAYLEERGFEVRAKQKSYTINENLLGVTLSGGEIDHWKAPGEGARGWCKPRAEWPSEKLQVTLGFEKGEAVSLNGETLPGAAILAKLNALFAPYGVGRGMYTGDTTIGLKGRIVYEAPGLVSLLAAHRALEEAVLTKQQNRFKPDVARKWVEVVYEGFFHDPVKTDLEAFLASSQAQVNGEVVLETSGAQVTAVEIRSPHILNAKGATYAQSADWGVEEAEGFIKLFGMSSTLWAEVNR; translated from the coding sequence ATGAGCCAGAAAGACATCGTTCTCGCCTTCTCCGGTGGCCTCGACACCAGCTTCTGCATTCCGTACCTGAAAGAACGCGGCTGGGCCGTGCACACCGTGTTTGCCGACACCGGCGGCGTGGATGCCGACGAGCGCGCCTACATCGAGGCACGCGCGGCCGAGCTGGGTGTGGCCAGCCACCGGACGGTGGACGGCGGTCCGGCCATCTGGAATGGCTTCGTGAAGCCTTTCGTGTGGGCAGGCGAGGGCTACCAGGGACAGTATCCGCTGCTGGTCTCGGACCGTTACCTGATCGTCGACGCCGCCATTGCACGCGCCAACGAACTGGGCACCAGGGCGATCGCCCACGGCTGCACCGGCATGGGCAACGACCAGGTGCGCTTTGACCTGGCGGTGAAGGCGCTGGGCGACTACCTGATCGTGGCGCCGATCCGCGAGATCCAGAAGGAACACACCCAGACCCGCGCCTACGAACAGGCTTACCTGGAAGAGCGTGGCTTCGAGGTGCGCGCCAAGCAGAAGAGCTACACCATCAACGAGAACCTGCTGGGCGTGACCCTGTCCGGTGGCGAGATCGACCACTGGAAGGCGCCGGGCGAGGGTGCCCGTGGCTGGTGCAAGCCGCGCGCCGAATGGCCGTCCGAAAAGCTGCAGGTCACGCTGGGCTTCGAGAAGGGCGAGGCGGTGTCGCTCAACGGCGAGACGCTGCCGGGCGCGGCGATCCTGGCCAAACTCAATGCGTTGTTCGCACCGTACGGCGTGGGTCGCGGCATGTACACCGGCGACACCACCATCGGCCTCAAGGGCCGCATCGTGTATGAAGCGCCTGGCCTGGTCTCGCTGCTGGCCGCGCACCGTGCGCTGGAAGAGGCGGTGCTGACCAAGCAGCAGAACCGCTTCAAGCCGGATGTGGCGCGCAAGTGGGTCGAGGTGGTCTACGAAGGCTTCTTCCACGATCCGGTGAAGACCGACCTGGAAGCCTTCCTCGCCTCCAGCCAGGCGCAGGTCAACGGCGAAGTGGTGCTGGAGACTTCGGGTGCCCAGGTCACTGCGGTGGAGATCCGCTCGCCGCATATTCTCAACGCCAAGGGCGCTACCTACGCGCAGTCGGCCGACTGGGGCGTGGAGGAGGCCGAGGGCTTCATCAAGCTGTTCGGCATGAGCAGCACGCTGTGGGCCGAGGTCAACCGCTGA
- a CDS encoding OsmC family protein, with translation MNRPHRYLVDVVWTGNRGTGTDGYRSYSRNHVIRVPGKPELAASSDPTFRGDATRHNPEDMLVAALSSCHMLAYLHMATVAGVVVIDYRDNAEGTMLTEGDGGHFTEVVLRPVVTIAAASDPAKAEAAHEAAHQACFIANSVNFPVRCEPRTVVASD, from the coding sequence ATGAATCGTCCGCATCGCTATCTCGTCGACGTGGTCTGGACCGGCAACCGCGGCACCGGCACCGACGGTTACCGCAGCTACAGCCGCAATCACGTGATCCGGGTGCCCGGCAAGCCCGAGCTGGCTGCTTCGTCCGACCCCACCTTCCGCGGCGACGCTACCCGTCACAACCCCGAGGACATGCTGGTGGCTGCGCTGTCCAGCTGCCACATGCTGGCCTACCTGCACATGGCGACGGTGGCCGGCGTGGTGGTCATCGATTATCGCGACAACGCCGAAGGCACGATGCTGACCGAAGGCGATGGCGGTCACTTCACCGAAGTGGTGCTGCGTCCCGTCGTCACCATCGCCGCGGCCAGCGATCCGGCCAAAGCCGAGGCCGCCCACGAGGCGGCACACCAGGCCTGTTTCATCGCCAATTCCGTGAATTTCCCGGTGCGCTGCGAGCCGCGCACCGTCGTTGCTTCCGATTGA
- a CDS encoding FMN-binding negative transcriptional regulator encodes MYLPGHFVEQRDDALLGLIDAHPFATLLVPAAAGVVVNHMPMLRQDGLLHGHVARGNELAAMDGAEVVALFHGPQAYVSPNWYPSKQETGREVPTWNYAVVHVYGRMRVVHDAAWLRRLLDRLTDRFEATEPSPWQVADAPADHVRKMLGAIAGIEIGIERVEGKFKLSQNHPAANRAGVIAGLHRRAQGGDLTLAALMQAQEASRT; translated from the coding sequence ATGTACCTTCCCGGGCACTTTGTCGAGCAACGCGATGACGCCTTGCTGGGGCTGATCGATGCACACCCGTTCGCCACGCTGCTGGTGCCGGCCGCGGCCGGCGTCGTGGTGAACCACATGCCCATGCTGCGGCAGGACGGGCTGCTGCACGGCCACGTGGCGCGCGGCAACGAACTGGCCGCGATGGATGGCGCCGAGGTGGTGGCGCTGTTCCATGGCCCGCAGGCTTACGTCAGCCCGAACTGGTACCCCAGCAAGCAGGAAACCGGGCGCGAGGTGCCGACCTGGAATTACGCTGTGGTGCACGTCTATGGCCGCATGCGTGTGGTTCACGATGCGGCATGGCTGCGCCGGTTGCTCGATCGGCTGACCGATCGTTTCGAGGCCACCGAACCGTCGCCCTGGCAGGTGGCCGATGCACCGGCCGATCATGTGCGCAAGATGCTCGGGGCCATCGCCGGCATCGAGATCGGCATCGAGCGTGTCGAAGGCAAGTTCAAGCTCAGTCAGAACCACCCGGCGGCCAATCGTGCCGGTGTGATTGCCGGCCTGCACCGCCGCGCGCAGGGTGGCGACCTGACGCTGGCTGCGCTGATGCAGGCCCAGGAGGCCTCGCGCACATGA
- a CDS encoding N-acetylornithine carbamoyltransferase, protein MTIRHFLTTQDYSRAEIDALLEQAAAFKRSPRGQQLGGKSIALLFFNPSMRTRTSFELGAFHLGGHAIVLSPGKDAWPIEFEPGVVMDGEAEEHIAEVARVLSRYVDLIAVRAFPKFQDWSVDREDKVIKAFARHATVPVINMETITHPCQELAHALALKEHLGSLQNRKYVLTWTYHPKPLNTAVANSALLIATKMGMDVTLLCPTPDYVLDERYMQAGYENAQANGGSLKVSHDIEEAYSGAHVVYAKSWGALPYFGQWEKEKPIREANKHFIVDEAKMALTDNGLFSHCLPLRRNIKATDAVMDSPACIAIDEAENRLHVQKAVMASLIGQG, encoded by the coding sequence ATGACCATCCGCCATTTCCTCACCACCCAGGACTACAGCCGTGCCGAGATCGATGCGCTGCTGGAACAGGCTGCCGCCTTCAAGCGTTCGCCGCGCGGCCAGCAACTGGGCGGCAAGTCGATCGCGCTGCTGTTCTTCAATCCGTCGATGCGTACCCGCACCAGTTTCGAGTTGGGCGCGTTCCACCTGGGTGGTCATGCCATCGTGTTGTCGCCGGGCAAGGACGCGTGGCCGATCGAGTTCGAGCCAGGCGTGGTGATGGATGGCGAGGCCGAAGAGCACATCGCCGAAGTGGCCCGGGTGCTGAGCCGCTATGTGGACCTGATCGCGGTGCGCGCGTTTCCCAAGTTCCAGGACTGGTCGGTGGATCGCGAGGACAAGGTGATCAAGGCCTTTGCCCGGCATGCCACCGTGCCGGTGATCAACATGGAGACGATCACCCATCCCTGCCAGGAACTGGCTCACGCGCTGGCGCTGAAGGAGCACCTGGGCAGCCTGCAGAACAGGAAGTACGTGCTGACCTGGACCTATCACCCCAAGCCGCTCAACACCGCCGTGGCCAACTCGGCGCTGCTGATCGCGACCAAGATGGGCATGGACGTGACCCTGCTGTGCCCCACGCCCGACTACGTGCTGGACGAGCGCTACATGCAGGCCGGCTACGAGAACGCTCAGGCCAACGGCGGCTCGCTCAAGGTCAGCCACGATATCGAGGAGGCCTATTCCGGGGCCCACGTGGTCTATGCCAAGAGCTGGGGCGCGCTGCCGTACTTCGGCCAGTGGGAGAAGGAAAAGCCGATCCGCGAGGCCAACAAGCATTTCATCGTCGACGAGGCGAAGATGGCGCTGACCGACAACGGCTTGTTCAGTCATTGCCTGCCGCTGCGCCGGAACATCAAGGCCACCGACGCGGTGATGGATTCACCCGCATGCATCGCCATCGACGAAGCGGAAAACCGCCTGCACGTGCAGAAGGCGGTGATGGCCTCGCTGATCGGGCAGGGCTGA
- a CDS encoding glycine zipper 2TM domain-containing protein: MSKIWLSALVLALVATTASAQDARYANQDAGDNAHYGWANVLRVDPVYAVTRTNMPSQQCYQQPVVRQDPGNSTASTLLGAVVGGVLGHTIGRGDGRVAATVAGAVAGGAVGNHVSDHGGSYESTQTECQQVNTVSEQRQIVGYDVEYRYRGDVYMSRLSYDPGDRLRVRVSVTPAD; this comes from the coding sequence ATGAGCAAAATTTGGCTATCGGCGCTGGTGCTGGCACTCGTTGCCACGACAGCGTCGGCGCAGGATGCGCGCTATGCGAACCAGGATGCCGGAGACAATGCCCACTACGGTTGGGCCAACGTATTGCGGGTCGACCCGGTCTACGCAGTCACCCGCACCAACATGCCGAGCCAGCAGTGCTACCAGCAGCCGGTGGTCCGCCAGGATCCCGGCAACAGCACCGCCAGTACCCTGCTGGGTGCGGTGGTCGGCGGCGTGCTTGGTCACACCATCGGCAGGGGCGACGGTCGCGTTGCCGCGACAGTGGCGGGCGCGGTAGCCGGTGGTGCCGTGGGCAACCATGTGTCCGACCATGGCGGCAGCTACGAGAGCACCCAGACCGAGTGCCAGCAGGTCAACACGGTCAGCGAGCAGCGCCAGATCGTCGGTTACGACGTGGAATACCGCTACCGGGGCGACGTATACATGTCGCGCCTGAGCTACGACCCGGGCGACCGCCTGCGTGTACGGGTCAGCGTGACCCCCGCCGACTGA
- the cysS gene encoding cysteine--tRNA ligase, producing MPISLYNSLTRRTEPFAPLDPSRVTMYVCGPTVYNFVHIGNARGPVVFDVLARLLRRHYPNVVYARNITDVDDKINAAAQEQGVGIDAITGRFTQAYRQDMADLGIQPPDVEPRATAHIDPIIAMIEQLIVAGHAYAAEGHVLFDVASYAEYGRLSGRDTDELIAGARIEVAPYKRNPADFVLWKPSTPELPGWDSPWSRGRPGWHIECSAMCASHLGETIDIHAGGVDLLFPHHENEIAQSTCAHGGKTFARWWLHNGMLTFGGAKMSKSLGNIEKVHDLLQQHPAEALRYALLSAHYRQPLDWSGELVEQSNRTLDRLYGTLRDLADVPAEPALPADVAQALEDDLNTPAALAAINGHARQARLQLAASGEASRDALVAAKSALLGAGAALGLLQQSPEVWFKQAGGDGVDPARVEALLEQRREARAARDFARADAIRDELSSMGVVIEDGAQGTRWSVAKG from the coding sequence ATGCCCATTTCGCTCTACAACAGCCTGACCCGCCGCACCGAACCATTCGCACCGCTCGACCCGAGCCGGGTGACCATGTACGTCTGCGGCCCCACGGTCTACAACTTCGTGCATATCGGCAATGCGCGCGGGCCGGTGGTGTTCGACGTGCTGGCGCGCCTGCTGCGGCGGCATTACCCGAACGTGGTCTATGCGCGGAACATCACCGACGTGGACGACAAGATCAACGCCGCGGCACAGGAACAGGGTGTGGGCATCGACGCGATCACCGGCAGATTCACCCAGGCCTACCGCCAGGACATGGCCGACCTGGGCATCCAGCCACCCGATGTGGAACCCCGCGCCACCGCACACATCGACCCGATCATTGCGATGATCGAACAGCTGATCGTCGCCGGCCACGCCTACGCGGCCGAAGGCCACGTCCTGTTCGACGTGGCGAGCTACGCCGAATACGGCCGGCTGTCCGGCCGCGACACCGACGAACTGATCGCCGGCGCCCGCATCGAAGTGGCCCCGTACAAGCGGAATCCGGCCGACTTCGTGCTGTGGAAGCCATCCACTCCCGAACTGCCTGGCTGGGACAGTCCCTGGAGCCGCGGCCGCCCCGGCTGGCACATCGAGTGCTCGGCCATGTGCGCCAGCCATCTGGGCGAGACCATCGACATCCATGCCGGCGGCGTCGACCTGCTGTTCCCGCATCACGAGAACGAGATCGCGCAGTCGACCTGCGCGCACGGCGGCAAGACTTTCGCGCGCTGGTGGCTGCACAACGGCATGCTCACTTTCGGCGGCGCCAAGATGAGCAAGTCGCTGGGCAACATCGAAAAGGTTCATGACCTGCTGCAGCAGCACCCGGCCGAAGCGCTGCGCTACGCCCTGCTCAGCGCCCACTACCGCCAGCCGCTCGACTGGTCGGGCGAGCTGGTCGAACAATCCAACCGCACGCTGGATCGCCTCTACGGCACACTGCGCGATCTGGCCGATGTCCCCGCCGAACCGGCCCTGCCGGCTGACGTGGCGCAGGCGCTGGAAGACGATCTCAACACACCGGCCGCGCTGGCTGCGATCAATGGCCATGCCCGGCAGGCGCGCCTGCAGCTTGCCGCCAGCGGCGAGGCGTCCAGAGACGCGCTGGTCGCGGCGAAATCGGCACTGCTGGGAGCAGGCGCAGCGCTGGGCCTGCTGCAGCAGAGCCCCGAAGTCTGGTTCAAGCAGGCCGGAGGCGATGGGGTCGACCCGGCCCGCGTCGAGGCGCTGCTGGAACAACGCCGCGAGGCCCGCGCAGCCAGGGACTTCGCCAGGGCCGATGCCATCCGCGACGAGCTGTCGTCCATGGGCGTGGTCATCGAGGACGGCGCCCAGGGCACCCGCTGGAGCGTGGCCAAGGGTTGA
- a CDS encoding SufE family protein, giving the protein MNDTHANSAAQAQQDIADEFAFFGDWSERYQYLIDLGKKLPPFPEASKIDEYRVHGCQSMVWLVPSGNATKMHFEAASDSAIVSGLIALVLRVYSDRPAAEIVATEPSFVQAIGLAKHLSPTRSNGLAAMLAKLKAYATAAQN; this is encoded by the coding sequence ATGAACGATACACACGCCAACAGCGCCGCGCAGGCGCAACAGGACATCGCCGACGAATTCGCCTTCTTCGGCGACTGGAGCGAGCGCTACCAGTACCTGATCGACCTCGGCAAGAAACTGCCCCCCTTCCCGGAAGCCTCGAAGATCGATGAATACCGCGTCCATGGCTGCCAGTCCATGGTCTGGCTGGTACCCAGTGGCAATGCAACGAAAATGCACTTCGAAGCCGCCAGCGACTCGGCCATCGTCTCGGGCCTGATCGCGCTCGTGCTGCGCGTCTATTCGGATCGCCCGGCCGCCGAGATCGTGGCCACGGAGCCGTCCTTCGTCCAGGCCATCGGCCTGGCCAAGCACCTCTCGCCGACCCGCTCGAACGGCCTGGCCGCAATGCTGGCCAAGCTGAAAGCCTACGCGACGGCGGCGCAGAACTAG
- the dksA gene encoding RNA polymerase-binding protein DksA — protein MAKTTRSSTAAKPQKGKTAGKAKETKASKAKALTKSATASKAKAASSKVAPKKVAAKKVVAKKPVAKKVAAPVRGKTQKPVKPTAAAKKPAVKKAVPKTATSKKAPVAKSATTKVAKKAAAPVRKPAAKPVKPAAKTISRPAKPAVKAAPASKAAAAAAAKPVEPKKTAAVSHPGAASGHAVASPRVASATARHASQPTKKSAQSSMNSTATLLDNGITKEDGRYALPSTLTIDLPKGYRPSSDEEYMNPRHLAYFRNKLRDWRDQLVEESRQTMENLRDEVRDVGDEAERATRETENSLELRTRDRYRKLISKIDKALRRIEEGRYGYCEETDEEIGVERLEARPIATLSLDAQERREHLQKQMGD, from the coding sequence ATGGCGAAAACGACACGCAGTTCGACCGCCGCCAAGCCGCAGAAGGGAAAGACAGCGGGCAAGGCTAAAGAAACCAAGGCCAGCAAGGCGAAGGCCCTGACGAAGTCGGCGACTGCATCCAAAGCGAAAGCGGCCAGCAGCAAGGTCGCGCCGAAGAAGGTGGCTGCCAAGAAAGTCGTTGCCAAGAAGCCCGTGGCGAAGAAAGTGGCTGCGCCGGTACGTGGCAAGACGCAGAAGCCGGTCAAGCCGACGGCAGCTGCGAAAAAGCCGGCAGTAAAGAAGGCGGTGCCGAAGACGGCGACGTCCAAGAAAGCTCCGGTGGCCAAGTCGGCCACCACCAAGGTCGCCAAGAAGGCGGCCGCGCCGGTTCGAAAGCCGGCGGCAAAACCGGTGAAACCTGCCGCCAAGACAATCAGCCGGCCGGCAAAGCCGGCAGTCAAGGCGGCACCGGCCAGTAAAGCCGCTGCCGCGGCGGCCGCTAAACCGGTAGAGCCGAAGAAGACCGCCGCCGTGTCCCATCCTGGGGCGGCGTCGGGGCACGCCGTGGCGTCTCCGCGTGTGGCATCGGCCACCGCACGTCATGCCTCTCAACCGACCAAGAAATCCGCGCAGTCCTCGATGAATAGCACCGCAACTCTCCTCGACAATGGCATCACCAAGGAAGACGGGCGTTATGCCCTGCCTTCGACACTCACCATCGACCTGCCCAAGGGATATCGCCCCTCGTCCGACGAGGAGTACATGAATCCCCGGCACCTGGCCTACTTCCGCAACAAGCTGCGCGACTGGCGCGACCAGTTGGTGGAAGAGTCGCGCCAGACGATGGAAAACCTGCGCGACGAGGTGCGTGACGTTGGCGACGAAGCCGAGCGCGCCACCCGCGAGACCGAGAACTCGCTGGAGCTGCGCACCCGCGACCGTTACCGCAAGCTGATCTCCAAGATCGACAAGGCCCTGCGCCGGATCGAGGAAGGCCGCTATGGTTACTGCGAGGAAACCGACGAGGAAATCGGCGTCGAGCGGCTTGAGGCTCGCCCGATCGCGACCTTGTCGCTGGATGCCCAGGAGCGTCGCGAACACCTGCAGAAGCAGATGGGCGACTGA